In Nocardia sputorum, a single genomic region encodes these proteins:
- the thrC gene encoding threonine synthase: MRGGGREPEGHTAGVAPQAGVHSRWPGLIAAYRDRLAGAADWEPVTLYEGGTPLVPAAHLSEITGCEVYLKVEGLNPTGSFKDRGMTMAMTDAKYRGQQAVLCASTGNTSASAAAYATRAGMSCAVLIPQGKIAMGKLAQAVMLGAKIIQVQGNFDDCLELARKVTADFPSIGLVNSVNPARIEGQKTAAFEICDVLGKAPDVHALPVGNAGNITAYWRGYREYYADGVTGALPRMLGVQAAGAAPLVNGAPVKDPETIATAIRIGAPASWNGAVEAKEQSGGAFRAATDEEILDAYRLVAATEGVFVEPASAASVAGVLAARKEGWLDAGLTVVCTVTGNGLKDPDTALSGMPQVQPISVDPVAVAAELELA, from the coding sequence ATGAGGGGCGGCGGCCGGGAGCCGGAGGGGCATACGGCGGGCGTCGCGCCCCAGGCGGGAGTGCACTCCCGCTGGCCGGGCCTGATCGCGGCCTACCGCGACCGGCTCGCGGGCGCGGCCGACTGGGAGCCGGTCACGCTGTACGAGGGCGGTACGCCGCTGGTGCCCGCGGCGCACCTGTCCGAGATCACCGGTTGCGAGGTGTACTTGAAGGTCGAGGGCCTGAACCCGACCGGCTCGTTCAAGGACCGCGGTATGACGATGGCGATGACCGACGCCAAGTACCGCGGCCAGCAAGCGGTGCTGTGCGCGTCCACCGGCAACACCTCGGCCTCCGCGGCGGCGTACGCCACCCGCGCGGGCATGAGCTGCGCCGTGCTGATTCCGCAGGGCAAGATCGCGATGGGCAAGCTGGCCCAGGCCGTCATGCTCGGCGCGAAGATCATCCAGGTGCAGGGCAACTTCGACGACTGCCTCGAGCTCGCCCGCAAGGTCACCGCCGATTTTCCCAGCATCGGCCTGGTCAACTCGGTGAACCCGGCGCGCATCGAGGGTCAGAAGACCGCCGCCTTCGAGATCTGCGACGTGCTCGGCAAGGCGCCTGACGTGCACGCCCTTCCCGTCGGCAACGCGGGCAACATCACCGCGTACTGGCGTGGCTACCGCGAGTACTACGCCGACGGCGTCACCGGCGCGCTGCCGCGCATGCTCGGCGTGCAGGCCGCGGGCGCCGCCCCGCTGGTCAACGGCGCCCCGGTGAAGGATCCCGAGACCATCGCCACCGCGATCCGGATCGGCGCGCCTGCCTCCTGGAACGGGGCCGTCGAGGCCAAGGAACAGTCCGGTGGCGCGTTCCGCGCCGCCACCGACGAGGAGATCCTCGACGCGTATCGCCTGGTCGCCGCGACCGAGGGCGTATTCGTGGAGCCCGCGTCGGCGGCCAGCGTGGCCGGCGTGCTCGCCGCCCGTAAGGAGGGCTGGCTGGATGCCGGGCTCACCGTGGTGTGCACGGTGACCGGCAACGGTCTCAAGGATCCCGACACCGCGCTGTCGGGCATGCCGCAGGTGCAGCCGATCTCCGTCGACCCGGTCGCGGTCGCCGCCGAACTCGAACTGGCCTGA
- a CDS encoding L-threonylcarbamoyladenylate synthase: MSTVYDCADPDSRAAGLSAATSALKSGRLVVLPTDTLYGLGADAFDSTAVSALLAAKRRGRDMPVPVLVGSWHTIDGLVFSVRPQARELIQAFWPGGLSLVVQQAPSLAWDLGDTRGTVMLRMPLHPVALELLREVGPLAVSSANVSGQPPAKTAAEARDQLGELVSVYLDGGPAEHAVASTIVDLTADQPRILRVGAVPVADIAEVLGMSPEALSGAAQLG; encoded by the coding sequence GTGAGTACCGTCTACGACTGCGCGGATCCCGACTCGCGCGCCGCCGGACTGTCCGCAGCCACCAGCGCCCTGAAATCCGGACGACTGGTCGTGCTGCCCACCGACACCCTGTACGGGCTGGGCGCCGACGCGTTCGATTCGACCGCGGTGAGTGCGCTGCTCGCGGCCAAGCGCCGCGGCCGGGACATGCCGGTGCCGGTGCTCGTCGGTTCCTGGCACACCATCGACGGCCTGGTGTTCTCGGTGCGCCCGCAGGCGCGCGAGCTGATCCAGGCGTTCTGGCCCGGCGGTCTGAGTCTCGTTGTCCAGCAAGCGCCTTCGCTCGCCTGGGATCTCGGCGACACCCGCGGGACGGTGATGCTGCGGATGCCGCTGCACCCGGTCGCCCTCGAATTGTTGCGTGAGGTGGGTCCGCTGGCGGTGTCCAGCGCCAACGTGTCCGGGCAGCCGCCCGCGAAGACCGCGGCCGAGGCCCGTGACCAGCTCGGCGAGCTGGTGAGCGTGTACCTCGACGGCGGCCCGGCCGAGCACGCGGTGGCCTCCACCATCGTCGACCTCACCGCCGACCAGCCGCGCATCCTGCGCGTGGGCGCGGTGCCCGTCGCCGACATCGCCGAGGTGCTCGGCATGTCGCCGGAAGCGCTCAGCGGCGCCGCGCAGCTCGGATGA
- a CDS encoding homoserine dehydrogenase, giving the protein MGNVGTEVVRILREHAEDLRSRVGAPVVLRGVAVRSLDTDRGIPADLLTTDADALVARDDVDLVVEVIGGIDPPRRLILAALNAGKSVVTANKALLADYTGELAAAAERSRADLYFEAAVAGAIPVVRPLIQSLAGDRVNRVVGIVNGTTNFILSAMDETGADYSQTLAEATRLGYAEADPTADVEGYDAAAKAAILASLAFHTRVTAADVYREGISRISAEDLETASALDCTVKLLAICERVDAGPGEPGPEDGGKERVSVRVYPALIPRKHPLAAVTGAFNAVVVEAENAGRLMFYGQGAGGAPTASAVLGDLVMAARNKFYGGRAPGESVYAELPIAPIGDTPTRYHVNLQVEDRPGVLAAVAGEFAAHGVSISTVRQEGHGSGARLVVVTHHAVESALADTVAALAEMASVTSVTSVLRLEGTEE; this is encoded by the coding sequence ATGGGCAATGTCGGCACCGAGGTGGTGCGCATCCTGCGCGAGCACGCCGAGGACCTGCGTTCCCGCGTCGGCGCACCGGTGGTGCTACGCGGGGTGGCCGTGCGCAGCCTCGACACCGACCGCGGCATCCCCGCGGATCTGCTGACCACCGACGCCGACGCCCTGGTCGCCCGCGACGACGTGGACCTGGTGGTCGAGGTGATCGGCGGCATCGATCCGCCGCGCCGCTTGATCCTGGCCGCGCTGAACGCGGGCAAATCCGTGGTGACCGCGAACAAGGCGCTGCTGGCCGACTACACCGGTGAACTCGCCGCCGCCGCCGAACGCAGCCGCGCCGATCTGTACTTCGAGGCCGCCGTCGCGGGCGCGATCCCCGTGGTGCGCCCGCTGATCCAGTCGCTGGCGGGCGACCGGGTGAACCGGGTCGTCGGCATCGTCAACGGCACCACCAACTTCATCCTCTCCGCGATGGACGAGACCGGCGCCGATTACTCGCAGACGCTGGCCGAGGCCACCCGGCTGGGCTACGCCGAAGCCGATCCCACCGCCGACGTGGAGGGTTACGACGCCGCGGCCAAGGCCGCGATCCTGGCCTCGCTGGCGTTCCACACCCGGGTCACCGCCGCCGACGTGTACCGCGAGGGCATCTCGCGCATTTCCGCCGAGGATCTGGAGACCGCCTCGGCGCTCGACTGCACGGTCAAGCTGCTGGCCATCTGTGAGCGCGTGGACGCGGGTCCCGGCGAGCCGGGCCCGGAGGACGGCGGCAAGGAGCGCGTCTCGGTGCGCGTCTACCCGGCGCTCATTCCCCGCAAGCATCCGCTGGCCGCGGTGACCGGGGCGTTCAACGCGGTGGTCGTCGAGGCGGAGAACGCCGGGCGGCTGATGTTCTACGGGCAGGGCGCGGGTGGTGCGCCGACCGCGTCGGCCGTCCTCGGCGATCTGGTGATGGCGGCCCGGAACAAGTTCTACGGGGGTCGCGCTCCGGGCGAATCGGTTTATGCTGAGCTACCGATCGCGCCGATCGGCGATACGCCCACCCGCTATCACGTGAACTTGCAGGTCGAGGACCGTCCTGGAGTCCTGGCCGCGGTGGCGGGCGAATTCGCCGCACATGGGGTAAGCATCTCGACCGTCCGTCAAGAAGGGCACGGCTCGGGTGCGCGCCTGGTCGTGGTGACCCACCACGCCGTGGAGTCGGCGCTCGCGGACACCGTGGCCGCCCTGGCGGAAATGGCATCCGTCACATCTGTGACCAGCGTTCTGAGATTGGAAGGCACCGAAGAATGA
- the lysA gene encoding diaminopimelate decarboxylase, producing MSAHPAGPRHAEIPHAPNLPERPSDPQQMIDLPANVWPRNATRDDAGVVHFAGVPVYELAERFGTPLFVVDEDDFRSRCRDMVRAFGANARVHYASKAFLCGEVARWIRDEGLSLDVCSGGELAIALHAGFPAERIALHGNNKSVAELEAAVSAGVGHVVVDSLIEIERLEAVASRAGVVQDVLVRVTVGVEAHTHEYISTAHEDQKFGFSIAGGDAMEALARVFDADNLRLVGLHSHIGSQIFEIDGFEIAARRMLGLLREAIDKFGIERTAQIATLDLGGGLGISYLPSDDPPPLDQFAANLRELVAAEAERAGLPTPTIAVEPGRAIAGPGTVTLYEVGTIKDVSLDGGLRRRYVSVDGGMSDNIRPALYQADYDCRLVSRSSQAGPVVARVVGKHCESGDIVIRDTWMPADVGPGDLVAVAATGAYCYSMSSRYNQLTRPAVVAVRDGQPRLILRRETVADLLSLEVEA from the coding sequence ATGAGCGCGCATCCCGCCGGTCCCCGGCACGCCGAGATCCCGCACGCGCCGAATCTGCCGGAGCGTCCGAGCGACCCGCAGCAGATGATCGATTTGCCCGCGAACGTGTGGCCGCGCAATGCCACGCGCGACGACGCGGGCGTGGTCCACTTCGCGGGCGTGCCAGTGTACGAGCTGGCCGAGCGGTTCGGCACCCCGCTGTTCGTGGTCGACGAGGACGATTTCCGCTCCCGCTGCCGCGACATGGTTCGTGCTTTCGGCGCGAACGCGCGCGTGCACTACGCGTCGAAGGCTTTCCTGTGCGGCGAGGTCGCCCGCTGGATCCGGGACGAGGGCCTCTCGCTGGACGTGTGCTCGGGCGGCGAACTCGCCATCGCGTTGCACGCGGGCTTCCCGGCCGAGCGAATCGCATTGCACGGCAACAACAAATCGGTCGCGGAGCTGGAAGCCGCGGTGTCCGCGGGCGTCGGTCACGTCGTGGTCGACTCGCTCATCGAGATCGAGCGCCTGGAGGCTGTCGCGAGCCGTGCCGGCGTGGTGCAGGACGTCCTGGTCCGGGTCACCGTCGGCGTCGAAGCCCACACCCACGAATACATTTCGACCGCGCACGAGGACCAGAAGTTCGGCTTCTCGATCGCGGGCGGCGACGCGATGGAGGCGCTCGCGCGCGTCTTCGACGCGGACAATCTGCGCCTGGTCGGCCTGCACAGCCACATCGGCTCGCAGATTTTCGAGATCGACGGCTTCGAGATCGCCGCGCGGCGCATGCTCGGCCTGCTCCGCGAGGCCATCGACAAGTTCGGCATCGAGCGCACCGCCCAGATCGCGACGCTGGATCTCGGTGGCGGACTCGGCATTTCGTATCTGCCGTCGGACGACCCGCCGCCGCTGGACCAGTTCGCGGCGAACCTGCGCGAACTGGTGGCGGCCGAAGCCGAACGCGCGGGCCTGCCCACGCCCACGATCGCGGTGGAGCCCGGCCGCGCCATCGCCGGTCCGGGCACGGTGACGCTCTACGAGGTGGGCACCATCAAGGACGTCTCGCTCGACGGCGGTCTGCGCCGCCGCTACGTGAGCGTCGACGGCGGCATGAGCGACAACATCCGGCCCGCGCTGTACCAGGCCGACTACGACTGCCGCCTGGTCTCGCGGTCGTCGCAGGCCGGGCCGGTGGTCGCGCGCGTCGTCGGAAAGCATTGTGAGAGCGGCGACATCGTCATCCGGGACACCTGGATGCCCGCCGACGTCGGCCCCGGTGACCTGGTCGCCGTCGCCGCCACCGGCGCGTACTGCTACTCGATGTCCAGCCGGTACAACCAGTTGACCCGCCCCGCGGTCGTCGCGGTGCGGGACGGACAGCCGCGCCTGATCCTGCGCCGGGAAACGGTGGCGGACCTGCTCAGCTTGGAGGTGGAAGCGTGA
- the rpmE gene encoding 50S ribosomal protein L31, giving the protein MKAGIHPTYVDTTVVCGCGNTFQTRSTKESGHITVEVCSQCHPFYTGKQKILDTGGRVARFEARYGKRAGKKADAK; this is encoded by the coding sequence ATGAAGGCAGGAATTCACCCGACGTATGTCGACACCACGGTCGTCTGTGGTTGCGGCAACACCTTCCAGACTCGCAGCACCAAGGAGTCGGGACACATCACCGTCGAGGTCTGCTCGCAGTGCCACCCGTTCTACACCGGCAAGCAGAAGATCCTCGACACCGGTGGCCGCGTGGCCCGCTTCGAGGCCCGCTACGGCAAGCGTGCCGGCAAGAAGGCCGACGCCAAGTAG
- the thrB gene encoding homoserine kinase has product MSATLPAGLTVTVRVPASTANLGPGFDSLGMALGIYDEIEVRTTDSGLTIRVEGEGADDVPWGPSHLVVRAIERGLESAGVWADGLDVVCRNVIPHSRGLGSSASAAVGGLAAGCALAAKLDPALATSADRMVQLAAEFEGHPDNAAASVLGGIVVSWTESDRPADEAPATEYHGRVYRAVRLDAHPTLRPVVLIPEVRSSTAHTRGLLPDVVPHGDAAFNVSRAALAVVALTQRPDLLLPATADRLHQGQRAPALPLTTAWITRLRTAGIAATVSGAGPTILALGTSEFPAELRELAAADGLRVVEPGIAEGVLVD; this is encoded by the coding sequence ATGAGCGCGACGCTGCCCGCCGGTCTGACCGTGACCGTGCGGGTACCCGCGTCCACCGCGAACCTCGGTCCCGGGTTCGATTCGCTCGGCATGGCATTGGGGATCTACGACGAGATCGAGGTGCGCACCACCGATTCCGGGCTCACCATCCGGGTCGAGGGTGAGGGCGCCGACGATGTCCCTTGGGGCCCTTCGCATCTCGTGGTCCGCGCGATCGAGCGCGGCCTGGAGTCGGCCGGGGTGTGGGCCGACGGCCTGGATGTGGTGTGCCGCAACGTGATTCCGCATTCTCGTGGGCTCGGCTCCTCGGCCTCCGCGGCGGTCGGCGGACTGGCCGCGGGGTGTGCCCTCGCCGCGAAGCTGGACCCGGCGCTGGCCACCTCGGCCGACCGAATGGTCCAGCTGGCGGCCGAATTCGAAGGTCATCCGGACAACGCGGCCGCCAGTGTCCTCGGCGGGATCGTGGTGTCGTGGACCGAGAGCGATCGCCCCGCCGACGAGGCTCCGGCCACGGAGTATCACGGCCGCGTCTACCGCGCGGTGCGGCTCGACGCGCATCCCACGCTGCGCCCGGTGGTGCTGATCCCCGAGGTGCGCTCCTCCACCGCGCACACCCGCGGCCTGCTGCCCGACGTCGTGCCGCACGGCGACGCCGCGTTCAACGTCAGCCGCGCCGCGCTGGCCGTGGTGGCGCTCACCCAGCGCCCCGACCTGCTGCTGCCCGCCACCGCGGACCGCTTGCATCAGGGCCAGCGTGCCCCCGCGCTACCGTTGACCACCGCGTGGATCACCCGCCTGCGCACGGCGGGCATCGCGGCCACCGTCTCCGGGGCGGGACCGACCATCCTGGCCCTCGGTACCAGCGAATTCCCGGCAGAACTCCGTGAACTGGCGGCGGCCGACGGCCTGCGGGTGGTGGAGCCGGGAATCGCGGAGGGCGTCCTGGTCGACTGA
- the rho gene encoding transcription termination factor Rho, producing MSEHTDVARSGLTGMLLPQLRALAGELGIRGTSGMRKGDLIAAIKENQAAGKAAKVEKPAKGEAKSAVTAKADAPAKAAAAAQPAPAKAEQATLDVTPAASAAPGEAPAPAKTAPADSAPANAPESASAQAAETTEESGRESGQRGRGRQRRGRDQARSATDTAPAETRADEPKQDAEQGGERRRERGQGERQSERGQGDRQSERGQGDRQSERGQGERGQGQNQNGSAGGRGGDDEEGGRGRRGRRFRERRRGRDRETGGGESRELEIREDDVLQPVAGILDVLDNYAFVRTSGYLAGPNDVYVSMNLVRKNGLRRGDAITGAVRAPRDGEQSNQRQKFDPLVRLDTVNGGDVEAAKRRPEFGKLTPLYPNQRLRLETQPNKLTTRVIDLIMPIGKGQRALIVSPPKAGKTTILQDIANAIATNNPEVYLMVVLVDERPEEVTDMQRSVRGEVISSTFDRPPSDHTSVAELAIERAKRLVEMGKDVVVLLDSITRLGRAYNNSSPASGRILSGGVDSTALYPPKRFLGAARNIENGGSLTIIATAMVETGSTGDTVIFEEFKGTGNAELKLDRKIAERRVFPAVDVNPSGTRKDELLLSPDEAAVLHKLRRVLSGLDSHQAIDLLIDRLKKSKNNLEFLMQVSKTAPGALDE from the coding sequence ATGAGCGAACACACCGACGTCGCACGATCGGGGCTGACTGGAATGTTGTTGCCGCAGTTGCGCGCGCTTGCGGGGGAGCTCGGTATCCGAGGCACCTCCGGAATGCGCAAGGGCGATCTGATCGCCGCCATCAAGGAAAATCAGGCCGCCGGAAAGGCGGCGAAGGTGGAGAAGCCCGCCAAGGGCGAGGCCAAGTCCGCGGTAACCGCCAAGGCCGATGCCCCCGCGAAGGCCGCCGCTGCGGCGCAGCCGGCGCCGGCCAAGGCCGAGCAGGCGACCCTCGACGTGACGCCCGCGGCTTCGGCCGCGCCCGGCGAGGCTCCCGCCCCGGCGAAGACGGCCCCCGCCGATTCCGCGCCCGCGAACGCGCCCGAGTCGGCGTCGGCGCAGGCCGCCGAGACCACCGAGGAGTCCGGCCGGGAGAGCGGCCAGCGTGGCCGCGGCCGGCAGCGGCGCGGCCGTGACCAGGCGCGATCGGCGACCGACACCGCGCCCGCCGAAACCCGTGCCGACGAGCCGAAGCAGGACGCCGAACAGGGCGGCGAGCGCCGCCGCGAGCGTGGCCAGGGCGAACGGCAGAGTGAGCGTGGCCAGGGCGATCGGCAGAGTGAGCGTGGCCAGGGCGATCGGCAGAGTGAGCGTGGCCAGGGTGAGCGTGGCCAGGGCCAGAACCAGAACGGCAGCGCGGGCGGCCGCGGCGGCGACGACGAAGAAGGCGGTCGCGGACGGCGTGGACGCCGCTTCCGGGAGCGTCGTCGTGGGCGTGACCGCGAGACCGGCGGCGGCGAGTCCCGCGAGCTGGAGATCCGCGAGGACGACGTGCTCCAGCCGGTCGCGGGCATCCTCGACGTGCTGGACAACTACGCCTTCGTCCGCACGTCGGGCTACCTGGCCGGGCCGAACGACGTCTACGTGTCGATGAACCTGGTCCGCAAGAACGGCCTGCGCCGCGGTGACGCGATCACCGGCGCGGTGCGCGCGCCGCGGGACGGCGAACAGTCCAACCAGCGCCAGAAGTTCGATCCGCTGGTGCGGCTGGACACGGTCAACGGCGGCGACGTCGAGGCGGCCAAGCGGCGTCCCGAGTTCGGCAAGCTCACTCCGCTGTACCCGAACCAGCGCCTGCGGCTGGAAACCCAGCCGAACAAGCTGACCACCCGGGTGATCGACCTGATCATGCCGATCGGCAAGGGCCAGCGCGCCCTGATCGTGTCGCCGCCGAAGGCCGGTAAGACCACGATCCTGCAGGACATCGCGAACGCGATCGCGACCAACAACCCCGAGGTCTACCTCATGGTGGTGCTGGTCGACGAGCGTCCCGAAGAGGTCACCGACATGCAGCGTTCGGTACGGGGCGAGGTCATCTCCTCGACCTTCGACCGGCCGCCGTCGGACCACACCTCGGTCGCCGAACTCGCCATCGAGCGCGCCAAGCGCCTGGTGGAGATGGGCAAGGATGTCGTCGTGCTGCTCGACTCGATCACCCGCCTCGGGCGCGCGTACAACAACTCCTCGCCCGCTTCGGGCCGAATCCTTTCCGGTGGTGTGGATTCCACCGCGCTGTACCCGCCCAAGCGGTTCCTCGGCGCGGCGCGCAACATCGAGAACGGCGGCTCGCTGACGATCATCGCCACCGCGATGGTCGAGACGGGTTCGACCGGTGACACGGTGATCTTCGAGGAGTTCAAGGGCACCGGCAACGCCGAGCTCAAGCTGGACCGCAAGATCGCGGAGCGCCGGGTGTTCCCCGCGGTGGACGTCAACCCGTCCGGTACCCGCAAGGACGAGCTACTGCTCAGCCCCGACGAGGCGGCGGTACTGCACAAACTGCGCCGCGTACTGTCCGGCCTGGACTCGCACCAGGCGATCGATCTGCTGATCGACCGTCTGAAGAAGTCCAAGAACAACCTCGAGTTCTTGATGCAGGTGAGCAAGACCGCGCCGGGTGCGCTCGACGAATAG
- the prmC gene encoding peptide chain release factor N(5)-glutamine methyltransferase, producing the protein MSTTRVALRPVLNDAIETLRTAGVHSPRADAEHLAAHVLGVERTRLALSPLVSPDELDEFRALVDRRARRIPLQHLTGTAVMGALDLAVGPGVFVPRPETELLYAWALAQLEALPHDHAPIVVDLCTGSGALALALAHARPDAEVHAVELDAAALVWARRNADDRIAAGDTPITLYADDATDPALLTDLNGRVDVVVSNPPYIPEGARLDPEVAEHDPSVALFGGPDGLSVIREMIPNITRLLRPGGATAIEHDDTNGSGVAALLTATGAFTDVVEHPDLAGKPRFVAATHT; encoded by the coding sequence ATGTCTACGACCCGAGTCGCGCTGCGCCCCGTCCTCAACGACGCCATCGAGACGCTACGGACCGCCGGAGTGCACAGTCCCCGCGCCGACGCCGAGCACTTGGCCGCGCACGTTCTCGGCGTGGAGCGGACCCGGCTGGCGCTGAGCCCGCTCGTGTCGCCGGACGAGCTGGACGAGTTCCGCGCGCTGGTCGACCGCCGGGCGCGGCGGATACCGTTGCAGCACTTGACCGGAACGGCCGTGATGGGCGCGCTCGACCTCGCGGTCGGCCCCGGCGTCTTCGTGCCGCGCCCGGAGACCGAGTTGCTGTACGCGTGGGCGCTGGCGCAGTTGGAAGCGCTGCCGCACGATCACGCGCCGATCGTCGTCGATCTGTGCACCGGGTCGGGGGCGCTCGCCCTCGCTCTGGCCCATGCGCGCCCCGACGCCGAGGTGCACGCGGTCGAACTCGATGCCGCCGCCCTGGTCTGGGCGCGGCGCAACGCCGACGACCGGATCGCCGCGGGCGATACTCCCATCACGCTCTATGCCGACGACGCCACCGATCCCGCGCTGCTCACCGATCTGAACGGCCGGGTGGACGTAGTGGTGTCCAACCCGCCCTACATCCCGGAGGGGGCGCGCCTCGACCCCGAGGTGGCCGAGCACGACCCGTCCGTCGCCCTGTTCGGCGGCCCCGACGGCCTGTCCGTCATCCGCGAGATGATCCCGAACATCACCAGACTGCTGCGCCCCGGCGGCGCCACCGCCATCGAGCACGACGACACCAACGGCTCCGGCGTAGCCGCCCTCCTCACCGCCACCGGCGCCTTCACCGACGTCGTCGAACACCCCGACCTGGCAGGCAAACCACGCTTCGTCGCCGCCACCCACACGTGA
- the prfA gene encoding peptide chain release factor 1, translating into MTQPSAIDDILAEYAGLETQLADPSLHNDAGAARRVGKRFAELAPVMATYRKLETARDDLSAAEELAADDATFAAEIPELKSQVEELEQALADLLAPRDPHDGDDVVLEVKSGEGGEESALFAADLARMYVRYAERHGWKVEILDAALSDLGGYKEATLSIKSRDAARDGVWSRFKFEGGVHRVQRVPVTESQGRIHTSAAGVLIYPEPDEIEEVQIDESDLRIDVYRSSGKGGQGVNTTDSAVRITHLPSGIVVTCQNERSQLQNKARAMQVLAARLQALAEEQADQEAAAGRASQIRTVDRSERIRTYNFPENRITDHRIGFKAHNLDAVLDGDLDALLDALGKADREARMAAE; encoded by the coding sequence GTGACGCAACCGTCCGCCATCGACGACATTCTGGCCGAGTACGCGGGCCTGGAGACGCAGCTGGCCGATCCGTCGCTGCACAACGATGCGGGCGCCGCGCGCCGGGTCGGCAAGCGGTTCGCCGAGCTGGCCCCGGTCATGGCCACCTACCGCAAGCTCGAGACGGCGCGCGACGACCTGTCCGCCGCCGAGGAACTCGCCGCTGACGACGCCACCTTCGCCGCGGAGATCCCGGAGCTGAAAAGCCAGGTCGAGGAGCTGGAACAGGCCCTCGCCGACCTGCTGGCCCCCCGCGACCCGCACGACGGCGACGACGTCGTGCTGGAAGTGAAGTCCGGTGAGGGCGGCGAGGAGTCCGCGCTGTTCGCCGCCGACCTGGCCCGCATGTACGTGCGGTACGCCGAGCGCCACGGCTGGAAGGTCGAGATCCTCGACGCCGCTCTGTCGGACCTGGGCGGCTACAAAGAGGCGACGCTGTCGATCAAGAGCCGCGACGCGGCGCGCGACGGTGTCTGGTCGCGCTTCAAGTTCGAGGGCGGCGTGCACCGGGTGCAGCGTGTTCCGGTGACCGAATCGCAGGGCCGCATCCACACCTCGGCGGCCGGCGTGCTGATCTACCCGGAGCCCGACGAGATCGAAGAGGTGCAGATCGACGAGTCCGATCTGCGCATCGATGTCTACCGCTCCTCCGGCAAGGGTGGGCAGGGCGTCAACACCACCGACTCCGCGGTGCGCATCACCCATCTGCCCTCCGGCATCGTGGTGACCTGCCAGAACGAGCGTTCCCAGCTGCAGAACAAGGCCCGCGCCATGCAGGTGCTCGCGGCCCGGTTGCAGGCGCTGGCGGAAGAACAGGCCGATCAGGAGGCGGCGGCGGGCCGCGCCAGCCAGATCCGCACGGTGGACCGCTCCGAGCGGATTCGCACCTACAACTTCCCGGAGAACCGCATCACCGACCACCGGATCGGTTTCAAGGCGCACAACCTCGACGCCGTGCTCGACGGGGATCTCGACGCGCTGCTGGACGCACTGGGGAAGGCGGATCGCGAAGCGCGTATGGCCGCGGAGTGA